In Primulina huaijiensis isolate GDHJ02 chromosome 4, ASM1229523v2, whole genome shotgun sequence, the DNA window TCAGGTTGTTGTTACCAAAGCCCAATTCATGAGGGACAGAGTTCTGAcatttatttgtaaaatatataCCGAAACCCGGGAATTCACAATTGCCTAATAAAAATTCTCATCTCACTTAGGTGCTTTGAAAATCAATTACCATCCATTTCCATGGCACATTTAAAACCAGTAACAATCGAGGCAAATTGTTGCTTAAGATGAACAAAATACTTGCCTGAATATCATCACCTTGAACAAACAAACAGACAAACAATAAACAACAATAAGCTAAAATGCCAAGAGAATTTgggagaaaattttcaaaacccGATGTGTAAATTGTAAAATTGCCTCCATATGTATAGGCTTGATTCTCGCACATCAAGTGCACCACTAATTCCATTCATTATCACTTAAAGCTCCCTCTTCCAGAACAGGTCATTAAGAGCTCACTACTCCACCACCATCATCGTGGTAAGTTTGGGGGGATGTAGGGTCAAACTACATGAATGTTTAATCATACCCAGTCACGAAATTAAAAGGTTCAAATCGGGCCCTTATTTGTTCTTCAACTcaatttcaaatcattcctaTTATCACGTATTAAAGCCACAATTTTTGTTCGCAATAGTCCAAATTTTCCAAAACACAAAAGTACATAGTGGTAGAAAGAGAGACCTTGAGTTTGCAGTATTTGTTGTAGAGCTTCGCATAAAGCACCTCCATCTAAAATCAACgtaaacaacaaaaacaaataaGTTCAGTAACAACAAAACTTTTCACAAGATCCACTCCGAAGCAAAAAAGAACATAAAGAAATCGAAAGTCTTTTTTCCGTATCCCCTCAGTCTAATCCTCTCAGATGAATAGGTATTGACAGAAAAATATCCAGAGGATTTTGGTCGAACACCTTACTGGCATGGGGCGCACCTatatatttgatgaaatacaagtaaAATTGAGCCGCGATAAGCTACGGAGAACGAGGAAGCAGAAGCAGCCGGAGAGATACCTGAAAAGTGCAGTCTCCGTTCCGGGATTgatgaaattgaatttttggCGGGATTTGTTCAgtgttttcgagattttgaATCAGCACACATCGTCCTGATACTCCTcatatttgttttataataatgaaagaaaagaactgcattttttaaaaaatatatttatccatgaaaatttttgtgagacgatttcttatttaggtcattcatgaaaaagtattactttttatatcaaaattattacttattattgtaaatatgagcatgaTTGACATGTATCACGAATAAAGATTTGTGAAACTATATCACATAAGACATACTATTGTCTTAgtgattttggttttttattttgaaatgttagcctactatttttttattttatgattttaatctTTGAGGATTTCAATAAAtcaattatgttatgatttaaagGTTGTATCTGCGGTTGTTTTTAAAAGTgatcatgaattttttttatataacttcgcaaaattttgtaaaagaaaattataataactttttttaatcatttgcaAACACTACCTAAATCAATCAAAGCAAGTCCTTGTAACAAGGGTGTCAGCTCGGATGGGTTGGGTCGAgttgagcaatagtactattcaaaaattgtttaACCCGAACACAagtcaacccgaacccgaacccggaTCAACCTGATTAACccgatttcgattttttttaaaatttttttaaagaaaattaaataaaattcaaaaaataataataatattttaatttaaacacataataacaaaatctccctcatatatatgatttgaatttgaaaatataattgtagaaaaataaaatatatttactaaatcaaataaacatttgtttagaaaataaaaaaatgttcaaaataaatattaaattatgaaaatttatgatataaatatacaataactatttttttagatatacaatatataaaaatttaggttatatttattaattatatttttataaaaaaaattaaaattttcgggtcaacacgggttgacccgaacccaacccaaccaaacccgatcattttttcgggtcagctatcgggtccaacccgatctgatcCGAACTCTAAAAcctcaaactcaaactcaaatctgatttttttcgggttgaatcgTGTCGGATTGGTGAGtaatatctgattttgatacccTTACATtgtaacaaaattttaattagcaaAAACAAATGTTCAATGCATTAGGATCTCGATTCCCGAATTTGAGACCTCGTATCTTTATTTGGACACTGATGTGTAATCCAGTGTTTTGCAATGTCCAGCTAGTGGTTAACAGATAGATTAGCATACACAAAATTACCTCCCATTTCAAGAACAGGAAAAGAATAATAGAATGTTTTATGTTTctacataatttaaaaaaagataGGATATCTGGTAAACGAAAGTTGGAATTTTATCTAAATATGATTTACATTGATGAAACATCGATTTACGAACATATTgatgaacatgacttttatttCATCTTCTAGAGAtgaaattcaacttcaaatatttaaatcgtGTGAGTCTCTCGTGTTTAAAGAGATTAATCTCATACTTTGAGATTCTAATATACTTGTGTAACTAATTCACTCACTATATCACAGACAAACAGACGGTAAATACTGAAACTATCCTATTATATTGACAAGTGAAACATCACATCCCGGTTAATAATTATGTATCAAAgattaagaataaaaaaattagtaagaGGCAGGATCTTTGTTCCAAGATAAGTATGCTGGATCCCCTAAAGGCCTGCAAAGATCACCAAACTTTATATAATTAGCTTCACTTCATTTTCCCAAACTCTTACATTTAACTGAATCTGCACAATAATTAGGGACCTTGGCTTTAGGAGATACACAAGGATGAAAGCTATAGCAAGAAATAAGCAAATCCCACCAACTGTGATGTAAATTTTTCCCAAGAAATCGTTCTTTCCACCAATCCAAGTTGTTGTAGATATCACTAGATTCTTTTTCCCGTCGAAAGAATAGGTGTTGTAGTTGTTTTGTATCACTACTGTTATCTTGTCATTGGCTTCAAGATCAGTCTCGATCCTCCCGTAGAGTTTGCGAAAATTGGGCAATGCTGCAGTTCGCATCCAAACAAGAAGATCTTCTTGCTCACTCAACTGCAGATGAGAAAGGAAAACATTGAGATGTAGATAAAAGATAGGGATCAAATACGAGTTAAGCAAGGGGGGTTGTGGGAAGAGGCAAGGGGTCATCTTTTTCTCTTCAAGTTAAAATATTGAAGTTctgtgtttaaattttataaaatcaattaagTTGCTCCCTTCATCCCTTCTCTCCTCTGAATCACTGGATTCGCTGATAAGTATGAGGTGAAGTTGGACTAACGGGTATGCTCTCGTTGAGTTTTGCTCCCCCAATAAGGCCTCGAGTTTGGAAGTTTTTCGGATATACATTGGATCCGAATTTATGGGTCCTGTCGCTTCTCCATGCGATGTCTTTCTTGTTGATTGGTATGGTGTTCCCATTTATTGAAATAGTGTATGTGTCATTGAATAAACTCCACGCGACTAGACCACAAGGAACAATGGGCTTGCGATCGTCATTGAAAGCCTCTGGCTCACATGTCTTTGTCTTTTGCTCATTTTCTGGGCTCTTGTACTGCTCATCACTTCTACTTTTTACATATCTGCATCAAGAATAGGACATTTAACTCAAAAGGAGAGTCACAATAGTTACAATAAATGAAACAGATAATTTCACGAACCGGCGATGGTTCTGATAGAAATCATCCAGCTGATAGTACACAAAAATCGGCTGCTTCATCTTCTTTGGAACCTTGAGACACAATCGACAATTCATGCGTTCAATTTAACTAGAGAATAAAGGAACAAAAAGGGATAACAAAAGCTATCAAATCACAAAAATGAGACAAACATTTAAGGTCCTGGTACAGGTTTTGTTCGTTCTGTCATCCTGGATATAACCAATCCTCGCGAAATGTGCAGCTTCATCGTCATTGGCATTTGAAGAAATGCAAACCTCATCATATCGGTGTACAATTTCGACAACCTACAAACATGCTTGACAAACAAAGAGTTCAGCTATATGCATcaaataaatctcaaaattgcCACAAAGAGTCAGGATGACCTGTATAACGAAAAATGTTTGAAATTTCATGCCTAACTTTTCGAAAAAATCCAATCTCATCGCCAAAATCTATTGAATCACCGCACAAGCTGATTCATATTACAATAATCTTCACCATTCTACATAACACAGAGACCAACAGGTTTGTATACATGACTTTCCCGTTTATCCTACTCATCATAACAGTGCAAACTAACATGTAACCGAAAACGGGCTCCTCGATTCTAGCTTAACAAGATTTAGACAAAACTACTTTAGATCATGAATGAACCAGAAGGAACAGTTCCATCCCAAAAAATAAGTCGGAATCAAATTCCTTGTTCCGCCCCTACACAATATTAAATCGGAGCAGTCAatcaatatatatgatataaatagAACATTTACGGCATCGGATGCGGACAAGGAGGAGAGGCCGATTGGAATAAAGGTAATGCCAATAAAGATGAAAGTTGATATAACCTGAATAGAATCAAAAGATACAACAATGAGCTAATCAATCaacaatttttatgaaaatgcatAAGAAGCCAATAAACTTCTGCACACACTGAAATTCTTACCAATCCTGGAGTTAGAATCGGCTTGCATGCAGGAAGTTCTTGCTGGGTAAACCTAGAATCTGAAAATTTTCggaatttacaaaaaaaaaaatcgcagataaaatcaagaaaaacttaaataaaaagaTTATCAAAATCCCATATAAAATACGAcgcaaaaactataaatttcatTCGAAAATACGAAAACGAATATCCCTACATCTGGGTTTCTTGGATTTCTTGGAAGATGATTGGGAGACTCCATCTCCAGAGCTCATCGCGTAAATTGTGAACAAACCGAGATCACCCTTTTATTTATCTAATCGGTTACAAAAAATCGgcataatccttaaaaattgtGTGATTTCGGGAAGAGGAGGAAAATTTCCAGCATCTGATTGCATGGATTACGCTTCAAAGTTTCCTTTATCCGTTTCGtttcaattttcaatttttcaaagagatatttttgaaattaaagaatttaatcagaaaataaaaGTTCGTTGGAGATTGAAACGCGGGCGGGGAGAAAAACGGAAAGtattctttcaaaataaaataaaatctgaaaatatgaatatttgatattaattaatgTGATTCAACAGTGGGAAATTTttggaatttattttttctattttttcggAACATCTTATATAATAATCTATGTACATTGTTTTAGAACACAAAAACTTCTACGAGACAatctttttattcaattttatgagacaaatcTCTCATATGatctcatgaaaaagtattactttcaATCCAAAAAATATTACGGTTCTCTCGTCTCACGGATATAAATCATTGATATTGTCTCATAAGAGACTTACTTGTAATAGAAAATGTGGTTTTCACTTTTTGGGTGGGGTTGAATAATGAAGATAGAAGGCATGATGAAGAAGACTTAAAAGATCATCCACTCCGGTGATGATTGGATTGTGGAAACTGATTGTTATTTGTGGTGAAAGCTACTAGCAAATCTCAAATGCGTCATCATGTGAATATATACATCAAAGAAACTCTTGTATAACGGTCTTatggatcaattttatgagacaaattttttatttggattgctcatgaaaaaatattattttttgtcagaaatatttgtaatactccaaatatatatgtatatatatatttaaaaatatatattataataatataataataataattaaagctttaaaatatatatttacggTTGCTTCTTAATATATCAATAACCTATCAAGGTTGGCCTTAACACTTGACAACATTCCAACATATATTATTGGTCATAAATAAGCTTCATTTTACTCAGAAAAACACGCAAAAATAGACCAAATTGTTCTGAAAAAATGTTGGAAAAAGACTAGGATAATACCcctaaataagaaaaaaaatctgaaaatagaATCTCTTCAAAAATTCCTAAAAATTCCCAAACCCTCATATTCATCTCAGAAATCATCTAGACTAGAAGGTGGTACAAACCTACAAGCAGAATCGGagcaaaaaaatgaaaatcgtGAATAACACGAGTTGTACAAGTCCAGAATTCGCTCttattaggttgcatgttcatGCATTTAAAACTCGTGTTTATTGCTTGTTTTAGGTTTTGGTTATAACATAAAGGTTGTTCCTTGTGTTATATATAGTCCATGCATGGCAACAGATTATCCTAAAAGTCATCGGAGTGTTATTTTTTTCCGGCCACTTATTGGCATGCCcaatgttttgaaatttcaaattctagatAAAATCGGATGCGATTTTATAAAATGTTATATACGTAGATCTTGATGAGTCAAGTCTATCTTGAAAGTTCCAGCAGTGCATGGTGTTGGACGCTCGGTCACACGCCTTAGCAGTGGAGCGTGTAACCCACTTGTCATTTTGATGACCACAATTTTTATTCCCGAGGTTTTTTGCACTTGTTCTAAACTATAAttcaaatttcagaattttcggACTAGCCTATGAAtttctatgaatttttttatgggAAAAAAACAAGGTAATTTGCCACAAATTTTCATGATTGATAACTTCGACATTGATTCTTCTGGATTTCAATCATGCATACTGTTTTTTAACTTGGTTACTGAAAGTAAAACGTTTATCATGATGTCAAGTATATCCAAGTTCCATTAAATG includes these proteins:
- the LOC140975445 gene encoding ALA-interacting subunit 3-like; this translates as MSSGDGVSQSSSKKSKKPRYSRFTQQELPACKPILTPGLVISTFIFIGITFIPIGLSSLSASDAVVEIVHRYDEVCISSNANDDEAAHFARIGYIQDDRTNKTCTRTLNVPKKMKQPIFVYYQLDDFYQNHRRYVKSRSDEQYKSPENEQKTKTCEPEAFNDDRKPIVPCGLVAWSLFNDTYTISINGNTIPINKKDIAWRSDRTHKFGSNVYPKNFQTRGLIGGAKLNESIPLSEQEDLLVWMRTAALPNFRKLYGRIETDLEANDKITVVIQNNYNTYSFDGKKNLVISTTTWIGGKNDFLGKIYITVGGICLFLAIAFILVYLLKPRPLGDPAYLSWNKDPASY